In Pseudomonadales bacterium, a single window of DNA contains:
- a CDS encoding AraC family transcriptional regulator, with product MHDGGLLAVSRIRFWLAQMSQRGIAPEDVLAGTGLDVAQVRGVFRGTPEQYRTVIANMLHLTGDPRLGIRLGANFGISDFGLLGYTSLSSASVRQSREVILRYQNLDDNVLQARSSAADTHWRVELDERFGLGELLPFAVEEWVSRIMSLAQALTGRAFAVLRMQLAYPCPAVLDDYRRHFACPLSFDAPATVIDFDPRRLDDPITLANDAVFTLCERHCRLAATRIAPDHSLSARIRSALLAGNGEFAGLDEMAARFGIAGRTLARDLMREGTSYQRIIDDARRTLACEHLQLGRLTPKQIGFLLGYRDVGNFRRAFRRWTGHTVAEFRARHGG from the coding sequence ATGCACGACGGCGGGCTACTGGCGGTGAGCAGGATCCGCTTCTGGCTGGCACAGATGAGCCAGCGCGGGATCGCACCCGAAGACGTGCTCGCCGGCACCGGGCTCGACGTCGCCCAGGTGCGCGGCGTGTTTCGCGGCACTCCGGAGCAATACCGTACCGTGATCGCGAACATGCTGCATCTGACCGGCGATCCACGGCTCGGGATCCGCCTTGGCGCCAACTTCGGGATCAGCGACTTCGGGCTGCTCGGCTATACCTCGCTCAGCAGCGCGAGCGTGCGCCAGTCGCGCGAGGTGATCCTGCGCTACCAGAATCTCGACGACAACGTGTTGCAGGCACGCTCATCGGCCGCCGATACGCACTGGCGGGTGGAGCTGGACGAACGTTTCGGGCTCGGCGAGCTGCTGCCATTTGCAGTCGAGGAATGGGTCAGCCGCATCATGTCGCTGGCACAGGCGTTGACCGGGCGTGCGTTTGCGGTGCTGCGCATGCAGCTCGCGTACCCGTGCCCTGCAGTCCTCGACGACTACCGGCGCCACTTCGCGTGTCCGCTGAGCTTCGATGCGCCAGCCACCGTGATCGACTTTGACCCACGCCGCCTCGACGACCCGATCACACTGGCCAACGACGCCGTGTTCACGCTGTGCGAACGTCATTGCCGACTGGCGGCCACGCGCATCGCGCCTGACCATTCGCTCTCGGCACGGATTCGCAGCGCGCTGCTCGCAGGCAACGGCGAATTTGCCGGTCTGGACGAGATGGCCGCACGATTCGGCATTGCCGGTCGCACGCTGGCGCGGGATCTGATGCGCGAAGGCACCAGCTATCAGCGCATCATCGACGACGCGCGTCGCACGCTCGCCTGCGAACACCTGCAACTCGGCCGTTTGACGCCAAAGCAGATCGGCTTTCTGCTCGGCTACCGCGACGTCGGCAATTTCCGTCGCGCCTTCCGTCGCTGGACGGGGCACACCGTTGCGGAGTTTCGCGCTCGTCACGGCGGATAA
- a CDS encoding M48 family metalloprotease, with protein sequence MRVLRTYLWVVAVAILGGCGVNPVTGKQEIQFISEVQEVEIGQKHYAPTRQSEGGDLVVMPELTAYVNEVGQKLAAVADRRLPYEFVVLDNSVPNAWALPGGKIAINRGLLTQLDNEAELAAVLGHEIVHAAARHGAKAQERGTLMQVGLAAAQIGAAIGGIDGNAAGLAIQGAGIGAQLIQQKYGRDQELESDHYGMKYMKAAGYDPWGAVTLQETFLRLSTEQGRNQNWLEGLFASHPPSAERVAQNRQLTEQIGRGGEVGARRYAERTKSLRAAKPAYDAYDKAIEAARKKDYAGARTLAGKAASLLPAEGRFQELLGELALAEKKPRTAIPHFDRATALNPGYFGSWLGAGVAQLQAGDRNLAEKYLMRSSELLPTAPAAYYLGNIARERGDDGKALSYYRAAAQSQSAAGQAAATELVRLDLPRNPGNYLTASARFDNAGRVFALLQNRAPVALRDVQITPVLIDRNGRIVQQGSAVSVREKLAPGAQVTVATGITGLTADQAPALRFRIDGARLAD encoded by the coding sequence ATGCGTGTTCTGAGGACGTACCTGTGGGTCGTGGCCGTGGCGATACTGGGTGGCTGCGGAGTCAACCCGGTAACCGGCAAGCAGGAAATCCAGTTCATTTCCGAAGTGCAGGAAGTGGAGATCGGCCAGAAGCACTACGCACCCACACGCCAGAGCGAAGGCGGCGACCTGGTCGTGATGCCGGAACTCACAGCCTATGTGAACGAGGTGGGACAGAAACTTGCAGCAGTGGCCGACCGCCGCCTGCCATACGAGTTCGTCGTGCTCGACAACTCGGTACCGAACGCCTGGGCATTGCCAGGCGGCAAGATCGCGATCAACCGCGGCCTGCTGACCCAACTGGACAACGAGGCCGAGCTCGCCGCCGTGCTCGGGCACGAGATCGTGCACGCAGCCGCCCGTCATGGCGCCAAGGCACAGGAGCGCGGCACGCTGATGCAGGTCGGACTCGCCGCCGCCCAGATCGGCGCTGCCATCGGTGGCATCGACGGCAATGCGGCAGGGCTTGCGATCCAGGGGGCCGGCATCGGTGCGCAACTGATCCAGCAGAAGTACGGTCGCGACCAGGAGCTCGAGAGCGACCATTACGGCATGAAATACATGAAGGCTGCCGGTTACGATCCGTGGGGAGCGGTCACGCTGCAGGAGACCTTCCTGCGCCTGTCCACCGAACAGGGTCGCAACCAGAACTGGCTGGAAGGACTGTTCGCTTCGCACCCGCCATCAGCCGAGCGCGTGGCCCAGAATCGACAGCTCACCGAACAGATCGGACGTGGTGGCGAAGTCGGCGCCAGACGCTATGCCGAGCGCACGAAGAGCCTGCGCGCAGCCAAACCTGCCTACGACGCCTACGACAAGGCGATCGAGGCAGCCCGCAAGAAGGACTATGCGGGTGCGCGCACCCTGGCAGGCAAGGCCGCCTCACTGCTGCCCGCCGAAGGCCGCTTCCAGGAACTGCTGGGCGAACTGGCACTCGCCGAGAAAAAGCCACGCACCGCGATCCCCCACTTCGACCGTGCAACGGCCCTGAACCCTGGCTACTTCGGTTCCTGGCTCGGCGCCGGCGTGGCCCAGCTGCAGGCGGGTGACAGGAATCTGGCCGAAAAATACCTGATGCGCAGCAGCGAACTGCTGCCGACGGCGCCGGCCGCGTATTACCTCGGCAACATCGCCCGCGAACGTGGTGACGACGGCAAGGCCCTGTCGTACTACCGTGCGGCAGCGCAGTCGCAAAGCGCCGCCGGGCAGGCTGCGGCCACCGAACTCGTGCGTCTCGACCTGCCGCGCAACCCCGGCAACTACCTCACGGCGAGCGCACGCTTCGACAACGCTGGTCGCGTGTTTGCATTACTGCAGAATCGCGCACCGGTAGCGTTGCGCGATGTGCAGATCACCCCGGTACTGATCGACCGCAACGGGCGCATCGTGCAGCAGGGTTCCGCAGTATCAGTACGCGAGAAGCTCGCGCCGGGAGCACAGGTGACGGTCGCGACCGGAATCACCGGTCTGACAGCGGATCAGGCTCCGGCACTGCGATTCCGTATCGACGGAGCACGGCTGGCAGATTGA
- a CDS encoding MFS transporter, translated as MGQEPVPVAKGSADSVGVRARLSLHERPWYPGYVLFVLLLAYIFSFIDRQILSLMVGPIRRDLQISDFEMSLLQGWAFALFYSVMALPIARLADRYDRRSIIATGIALWSAMTVGCGVVRGYMGLFLMRVGVGVGEAALSPPAYSLLSDYFPPERLGRAMAIFALGISVGGGAAYLIGGAVVHLVSEAEPVLLPLIGTVRPWQITFFVVGLPGLVVALMMRGIREPERRGGLMDADGEVRQLSLAQLWRYLTDRWRLYLSFPLATALLGVFSYGLMAWYPTVLIRTYGMTIAEAGTWFGLTYLVFGTAGTYSGARMAEWLERRGHRDAHIRFIMLAAIVMTLPGVLGPLMPTAPLALAALAPTIFLKCSYYGSSSAAMQIVTPNQMRAQVTALQIFFGNIIGMSVGASSIAALTDFVFQDDAAVRYSLAWVTAVACPAGALVLWSCLRPYVAALDEAARRPQQGV; from the coding sequence GTGGGGCAGGAACCCGTTCCGGTCGCGAAAGGCAGCGCGGACTCCGTCGGAGTCCGTGCACGCCTGTCGCTGCACGAGCGGCCGTGGTATCCGGGCTACGTGCTGTTCGTGCTGTTGCTCGCGTACATCTTTTCCTTCATCGACCGTCAGATCCTGAGCCTGATGGTCGGACCGATACGGCGCGACCTGCAGATCTCGGACTTCGAGATGAGCCTGCTGCAGGGCTGGGCGTTCGCGCTGTTCTACTCGGTGATGGCGTTGCCGATCGCTCGTCTGGCCGATCGCTACGATCGGCGTTCGATCATCGCGACCGGGATTGCGCTGTGGAGTGCAATGACCGTCGGCTGTGGCGTCGTGCGTGGCTACATGGGGTTGTTCCTGATGCGGGTCGGTGTCGGCGTTGGCGAGGCGGCGCTGTCACCGCCGGCGTATTCGCTGTTGAGCGACTATTTCCCGCCGGAGCGGCTGGGGCGTGCGATGGCGATCTTTGCGCTCGGAATCAGTGTCGGTGGCGGTGCTGCGTACCTGATCGGTGGGGCTGTGGTGCATCTGGTCAGCGAAGCCGAACCGGTGCTGCTGCCGCTGATCGGTACGGTGCGGCCGTGGCAGATCACGTTTTTCGTCGTCGGCCTGCCAGGGCTGGTGGTGGCGCTGATGATGCGCGGTATCCGCGAGCCCGAGCGCCGCGGTGGGCTGATGGACGCCGATGGCGAGGTGCGCCAGCTCAGTCTGGCGCAGTTGTGGCGCTACCTTACCGATCGCTGGCGCCTGTACCTGTCGTTTCCGCTGGCGACCGCGCTGCTCGGAGTGTTCAGCTACGGGCTGATGGCGTGGTATCCGACCGTGCTGATCCGCACCTACGGCATGACGATTGCCGAGGCGGGCACCTGGTTCGGACTGACCTATCTCGTGTTCGGTACTGCCGGGACGTACAGCGGTGCGCGGATGGCCGAATGGCTGGAGCGGCGTGGTCATCGTGATGCGCACATACGCTTCATCATGCTGGCGGCGATCGTGATGACGCTGCCCGGCGTACTCGGCCCGCTGATGCCGACCGCACCGCTGGCGCTGGCGGCACTCGCTCCCACGATCTTCCTGAAGTGCAGCTATTACGGCAGTTCCAGCGCCGCGATGCAGATCGTCACGCCGAACCAGATGCGGGCGCAGGTGACGGCGCTGCAGATCTTCTTCGGCAACATCATCGGCATGAGCGTCGGTGCCTCGTCGATCGCAGCGCTGACCGATTTCGTGTTCCAGGACGACGCTGCAGTGCGCTATTCGCTGGCGTGGGTCACGGCGGTGGCCTGCCCTGCAGGCGCACTGGTGCTATGGTCCTGCCTGCGCCCTTACGTGGCGGCGCTGGACGAAGCGGCACGTCGTCCGCAGCAGGGAGTGTAG
- a CDS encoding TonB-dependent receptor, producing the protein MKRSEIIRSLALAGSAALGISTAAGVAAQGALEEIIVTAQKREQNLQEVPIAITALDAHALELQNITDTDSFAKLVPNLHIKQGTTGVITIAIRGISNNDGGNPGFENAVGIYVDGVYTGRAVGSLFDLGDVERVEVLRGPQGTLYGRNTIGGAVNFISKRPTGEFATRVKIGVGNETLRYGNVNVDLPTLGSANEGLGELRARASIYARKRDGFTDNIQQNFTAVSLPIAHFDQFGTVDRKGAHLALDWQIRDGLLVTYDYSKFRADEHQRLLQVIDVVAGGGRPAGFDKYIPHGQPSKGSANEIPFFDTDADAHALQVNWDINEHLTLRSITGYRKLDSYDGQDLDGSNTSFYESLRLHTSKQWSQEFQLVGNTDQLEYVLGLYYFDEDADSLRMQQLSNKALLRVTNAYMDNKNKAVFGQIDYKPSWNEALTLSFGARHTKETKNMPRYLRSYTGGTGRFAVEDPGPNLQVPELDFSNTSLMFSPSYQLTDEVSVYARYAEGFRSGGYDGHAATPAAARVPYDSEELKSYELGMKSRWFDQRVQLNVATFYSDYTDMQLTSYITTPVPLSVVLNAGEASLWGLELEAEAALSENLRANLNLAFLDYEFDKFDMGPVIGDVSKRAKINNAPRSTANLALDYTFPSIGFGELALHLNYNYSESAHAIAIKSNGTAPNSAMSSRGVFDGRLSLRDIEVGSGGRLELALWGMNLTDEEYIDNIIDFTSYRAGTLGWPRTYGLEVTLDL; encoded by the coding sequence ATGAAACGTTCGGAGATCATCCGATCGCTTGCATTGGCAGGCAGCGCAGCACTTGGAATCAGCACTGCTGCGGGTGTGGCTGCGCAGGGAGCTCTGGAAGAGATCATCGTCACCGCGCAGAAGCGCGAGCAGAACCTGCAGGAGGTGCCGATCGCGATCACGGCCCTCGACGCGCACGCGCTGGAGCTGCAGAACATCACCGATACCGACAGCTTCGCGAAGCTGGTTCCGAACCTGCACATCAAGCAGGGAACCACCGGGGTGATCACGATCGCGATCCGCGGGATCAGCAACAACGACGGCGGCAACCCGGGCTTCGAGAACGCGGTCGGAATCTACGTCGACGGTGTCTATACCGGACGCGCTGTTGGTTCGCTGTTCGATCTCGGTGATGTGGAACGCGTGGAGGTACTGCGTGGCCCGCAGGGCACGCTGTACGGGCGCAACACGATCGGTGGCGCCGTGAATTTCATCAGCAAGCGTCCGACGGGCGAGTTCGCCACACGGGTCAAGATCGGCGTGGGCAACGAGACGCTGCGCTACGGGAACGTGAACGTCGATCTGCCCACGCTCGGCAGCGCCAACGAGGGACTCGGAGAACTGCGCGCGCGTGCCAGCATCTATGCCCGCAAGCGTGACGGCTTCACCGACAACATACAGCAGAACTTCACTGCGGTATCGCTGCCGATCGCACACTTCGACCAGTTCGGTACCGTCGATCGCAAGGGGGCGCATCTGGCGCTCGACTGGCAGATCCGCGACGGACTGCTGGTCACCTACGATTACTCGAAGTTCCGCGCCGACGAACACCAGCGTCTGTTGCAGGTGATCGACGTGGTCGCTGGCGGCGGGCGTCCGGCCGGGTTCGACAAATACATTCCCCACGGTCAGCCATCGAAGGGCAGCGCGAACGAAATCCCGTTCTTCGACACCGACGCCGACGCGCATGCACTGCAGGTCAACTGGGACATCAACGAGCACCTGACGCTGCGCTCGATCACCGGTTACCGCAAGCTCGATTCGTACGACGGACAGGATCTGGACGGCAGCAATACCAGCTTCTACGAGTCACTGCGTCTGCATACCAGCAAGCAGTGGTCGCAGGAGTTCCAGTTGGTCGGCAATACCGACCAGCTCGAGTACGTGCTCGGTCTGTACTACTTCGACGAGGATGCAGACAGCCTGCGCATGCAGCAGCTCAGCAACAAGGCGCTGCTGCGCGTCACGAATGCCTACATGGACAACAAGAACAAGGCGGTATTCGGGCAAATCGACTACAAGCCGTCGTGGAACGAAGCGCTGACGCTCAGCTTCGGTGCTCGCCACACGAAGGAAACGAAGAACATGCCGCGTTACCTGAGGAGCTACACCGGTGGCACCGGCAGGTTCGCGGTCGAGGATCCCGGTCCCAACCTGCAGGTGCCCGAGCTCGACTTCAGCAATACCTCGCTGATGTTCTCGCCTTCGTACCAGCTCACCGACGAAGTCAGCGTCTACGCGCGCTACGCCGAAGGCTTTCGCAGTGGCGGTTACGACGGTCACGCGGCCACTCCGGCTGCGGCACGGGTTCCCTACGACTCGGAGGAACTCAAGAGCTACGAGCTCGGCATGAAGTCACGCTGGTTCGACCAGCGGGTGCAGTTGAACGTCGCGACGTTCTACAGCGACTACACCGACATGCAGCTCACCTCGTACATCACTACGCCGGTTCCGCTGTCCGTGGTGCTCAACGCCGGTGAGGCATCGCTGTGGGGGCTGGAGCTCGAAGCCGAAGCCGCGTTGAGTGAGAACCTGCGTGCGAACCTCAACCTTGCGTTCCTCGACTACGAGTTCGACAAGTTCGATATGGGACCTGTGATCGGTGATGTATCGAAGCGCGCGAAAATCAACAACGCGCCACGCAGTACCGCAAACCTTGCGCTCGATTACACGTTCCCTTCGATCGGCTTCGGCGAGCTGGCGCTGCACCTGAACTACAACTACTCGGAATCGGCACACGCGATCGCGATCAAGTCGAACGGCACTGCGCCGAACTCCGCGATGAGTTCGCGCGGAGTGTTCGACGGCAGACTGTCGCTGCGTGATATCGAGGTCGGCAGTGGTGGTCGACTCGAACTGGCGTTGTGGGGGATGAACCTCACTGACGAGGAATATATCGACAACATCATCGACTTCACCTCGTACCGTGCCGGGACGCTGGGTTGGCCGCGCACCTACGGGCTGGAAGTCACCCTGGACCTGTAG
- a CDS encoding thiolase family protein translates to MGLQGRAAIAGYVELKPERKPQGEPLSGLQQWAMLAQLALRDAGIAKSEVDGLVTSAIPETGMFAPATLAEYLGIEVGFAEHVDLGGASAAGAVWRAAAAIELGIAEVVVCAFPAGPLPIPPEPRPHPFPFGASSNEYGSPQAEFDIPYGNLAQNCGYAQIANLYAARYGYDARALAKIAVDQRTSACANPDALFHGKPLSIDDVLSSPMIADPIHLLEIVMPVAGGAAVVVTSAERAARAKNRPVHVRGFGERLAFKTPTYARDLLHTPVATAAAQAFAMAGRAPAEMDMVSIYDCYTITVLMTLEDAGFCPRGQGARFVLEHDLSYRGDFPCNPHGGQLSFGQTGMAGGMHHVIDATRQIMQRAGTNQVRDCNRAFVTGNGGIMSEQVVLILEGAA, encoded by the coding sequence ATGGGTTTGCAGGGACGAGCGGCGATTGCCGGTTACGTCGAGCTGAAGCCGGAAAGGAAACCCCAGGGTGAGCCACTCTCCGGTCTCCAGCAGTGGGCGATGCTCGCACAGCTCGCGCTGCGCGATGCGGGCATCGCCAAGAGCGAGGTCGACGGGCTCGTCACCTCGGCGATTCCCGAGACCGGCATGTTCGCACCGGCGACACTCGCCGAATATCTCGGCATCGAGGTGGGTTTCGCCGAACACGTCGACCTCGGCGGCGCCAGCGCTGCGGGCGCCGTGTGGCGCGCTGCGGCGGCGATCGAGCTCGGCATAGCCGAGGTCGTGGTTTGCGCGTTTCCCGCCGGCCCGCTGCCGATACCACCGGAACCCAGGCCACACCCCTTCCCTTTCGGCGCCTCGAGCAACGAATACGGCTCACCACAGGCCGAGTTCGACATCCCCTACGGCAATCTGGCACAGAATTGCGGCTACGCGCAGATCGCCAACCTCTACGCAGCACGCTACGGCTATGACGCACGTGCGCTGGCCAAGATCGCCGTCGACCAGCGCACCAGCGCCTGCGCCAACCCCGACGCGCTGTTCCATGGCAAGCCGCTCAGCATCGACGACGTGCTGAGCAGCCCGATGATCGCGGACCCCATACACTTGCTGGAAATCGTCATGCCGGTCGCAGGCGGCGCGGCCGTGGTCGTGACCAGCGCGGAACGTGCCGCACGCGCGAAGAACCGCCCGGTCCATGTACGCGGCTTTGGTGAGCGTCTCGCGTTCAAGACACCGACCTATGCGCGTGACCTGCTGCACACCCCGGTTGCCACGGCGGCAGCACAGGCCTTCGCGATGGCCGGACGTGCTCCGGCCGAGATGGACATGGTCTCGATCTACGACTGCTACACGATCACGGTGCTGATGACGCTCGAAGACGCCGGCTTCTGCCCCCGGGGGCAGGGAGCGCGCTTTGTCCTCGAGCACGACCTGAGTTACCGGGGCGACTTTCCGTGCAACCCGCACGGTGGTCAGCTGTCGTTCGGCCAGACCGGAATGGCCGGTGGCATGCACCACGTGATCGACGCCACACGCCAGATCATGCAGCGAGCCGGAACCAACCAGGTGCGCGACTGCAATCGTGCCTTCGTTACCGGCAACGGCGGCATCATGAGCGAACAAGTGGTCCTGATCCTGGAGGGCGCAGCATGA
- a CDS encoding MaoC family dehydratase N-terminal domain-containing protein, which produces MKKPLPVPTPDTRPFWNGLNEGRVMLRHCRECDTLFHYPRTVCPDCLSSDLDWRQARGSATLYTYTISRRPTHPLFADEVPQYLAVVELDEGPRLTSTLLNVAEANIRIGMPLEPVFEHHEKERITLLRFQPAQAELRGGSAPAPEPAPAQSLLTDESLAWIGKSGQPVTGYPVTAEEIRRFCFATDDLNPRWLDPAATPDGITAPPAFLSIPFDTEVPLDELDEDGVPLEQRGLVFPPLKARRKLFGGYQVEYFQPIRPGDVLTRQRRILDIHERQGASGSSVFVLIEATYTNQRGEKVAVETNTIVNR; this is translated from the coding sequence ATGAAAAAACCCCTTCCGGTCCCCACTCCCGATACTCGCCCGTTCTGGAACGGACTGAACGAAGGCCGGGTGATGCTGCGCCATTGCCGCGAGTGCGATACGCTGTTCCATTATCCGCGCACGGTATGTCCGGACTGCCTGTCATCGGATCTCGACTGGCGGCAGGCGCGCGGCAGCGCAACGCTGTACACATACACGATTTCACGCCGGCCCACGCATCCGCTGTTCGCCGACGAGGTGCCGCAATACCTCGCGGTGGTGGAACTCGACGAGGGGCCGCGGCTGACCAGCACACTGCTCAACGTGGCCGAGGCGAACATCCGCATCGGCATGCCACTCGAGCCCGTATTCGAACACCACGAAAAGGAACGGATCACGCTGCTGCGCTTCCAGCCGGCGCAGGCAGAACTGCGCGGGGGATCCGCCCCCGCCCCCGAGCCGGCCCCGGCGCAATCATTGCTCACCGATGAGTCACTGGCGTGGATCGGCAAGAGTGGACAACCCGTCACCGGCTACCCGGTGACGGCGGAGGAAATCCGCCGTTTCTGTTTCGCAACCGACGACCTGAATCCGCGCTGGCTGGATCCGGCAGCGACTCCCGACGGCATCACGGCGCCGCCTGCGTTCCTGTCGATCCCGTTCGACACCGAGGTTCCGCTCGATGAGCTCGACGAGGACGGCGTGCCACTCGAGCAACGCGGTCTCGTTTTCCCGCCGCTCAAGGCCAGGCGCAAGCTGTTCGGTGGCTACCAGGTCGAATACTTCCAGCCGATACGCCCAGGCGATGTGCTGACACGCCAGCGGCGAATACTCGACATCCACGAGCGCCAGGGGGCGAGCGGCAGCTCGGTGTTCGTCCTGATCGAGGCGACCTATACCAACCAGCGCGGCGAGAAGGTAGCCGTCGAGACCAACACGATCGTCAACCGTTGA
- a CDS encoding acyl dehydratase, translated as MSNHTQRHFEDVEEGMELAPVTRTVTTTQMFLYSAVSRNAHRIHYDEKFAQSEGLPKVLVQGPLQGAQLSAYITDWMGTAGFLKKFSYSNRGMALPGQALTLRGKVRRKYLIDEQGAVDLDVWEENVEGQKLAPAQATVLLPSRNAT; from the coding sequence ATGAGCAACCACACCCAGCGCCACTTCGAGGACGTAGAGGAAGGCATGGAACTCGCGCCGGTCACCCGCACGGTGACCACGACACAGATGTTTCTCTACAGCGCGGTGAGTCGCAACGCGCACCGCATTCACTACGACGAGAAGTTTGCCCAGTCCGAGGGGCTGCCGAAGGTGCTGGTGCAGGGCCCGCTGCAAGGAGCGCAACTGTCTGCATACATTACGGACTGGATGGGAACGGCGGGTTTCCTGAAAAAATTCTCTTACTCGAACCGTGGTATGGCGCTGCCGGGGCAAGCGCTGACGCTGCGCGGCAAGGTACGCCGCAAATACCTGATCGACGAGCAAGGTGCGGTCGACCTCGACGTGTGGGAGGAGAATGTCGAGGGGCAGAAGCTGGCGCCGGCACAGGCAACGGTGCTGCTGCCTTCGCGTAATGCCACCTGA
- a CDS encoding AMP-binding protein, whose translation MQTVGDIFRARRTDALPALHFEEQRWSGAELFDECSTRAAYLLARHPGGAFHVGVLLDNTPEHVFWIGACALAGAMLVELNSTRRGTDLARDVRHTDCAFLVTERRYREQVDADIAESLGDRLLTVDGGGFAATLRPFRDVPLQPATVAPGAVFCLIFTSGTSGAPKAVIYSHARVLRNSAMLVERQHMSTDDVSYVPMPLFHSSAMLMGLLPPLISGGAAALRRHFSASGFLPDVRRYGVTMFCYVGKPLAYILATAQQPDDADNRLRAAFGSEASETDIAAFSRRFGCRVTDSYGSSEGCITVLRTPETPRGSMGIGVSPSIVVLNPDTGAECPRARFDNEGVLMNGNEAIGELVNLDGRELFEGYWNNPEADGKRLRGRAYWSGDLAYRDEAGFFYFAGRDSEWLRVDGENLAAIQIEQVLARHPLVSVAAVYGVPDPLVGDRVMATLQLLPDACFDPVEFERFLESQTDFSSKWKPSFLRIAPTLPLTATNKVLKRELRHEAWECADPVWYCAARAHGYRLLDEPARAALAPVLAARERPAPHRS comes from the coding sequence ATGCAAACGGTCGGCGACATCTTCCGCGCGCGACGCACAGATGCCCTCCCCGCACTTCACTTCGAGGAGCAGCGCTGGAGCGGCGCCGAACTGTTCGACGAGTGCTCCACGCGCGCAGCGTACCTGCTGGCACGGCATCCGGGAGGAGCCTTTCACGTCGGCGTATTGCTCGACAACACTCCCGAGCATGTGTTCTGGATCGGCGCCTGCGCGCTCGCGGGTGCGATGCTGGTCGAGCTGAACTCGACGCGTCGCGGTACCGATCTCGCGCGCGACGTCCGCCATACCGATTGCGCCTTCCTGGTAACCGAACGGCGCTATCGCGAACAGGTGGACGCCGACATCGCCGAGAGCCTCGGCGACCGTCTGCTCACGGTCGACGGCGGGGGCTTCGCCGCCACGCTGCGCCCGTTCCGTGATGTACCTCTGCAACCCGCCACGGTGGCCCCGGGCGCAGTCTTCTGCCTGATCTTCACGTCCGGAACCAGCGGCGCGCCGAAGGCGGTGATCTACTCGCATGCGCGCGTACTGCGCAACAGCGCGATGCTGGTCGAGCGCCAGCACATGTCAACGGACGATGTGAGCTATGTGCCGATGCCGCTGTTCCACTCATCGGCCATGTTGATGGGCCTGCTGCCGCCGCTGATTTCGGGCGGTGCCGCCGCCTTGCGCCGTCATTTTTCGGCATCGGGCTTCCTGCCGGACGTGCGCAGATACGGCGTGACGATGTTCTGTTATGTAGGCAAACCGCTCGCCTACATCCTGGCCACGGCGCAGCAGCCCGACGATGCCGACAACCGGCTGCGGGCCGCCTTCGGCAGCGAGGCATCCGAGACCGACATTGCTGCTTTCTCGCGACGCTTCGGCTGCCGGGTGACCGACAGCTACGGCTCCTCGGAAGGCTGCATCACCGTGCTGCGCACGCCGGAAACGCCACGCGGCTCCATGGGCATCGGCGTCAGCCCGTCGATCGTGGTGCTGAATCCCGACACCGGCGCGGAATGTCCGCGCGCACGCTTCGACAACGAAGGCGTGCTGATGAACGGCAACGAGGCCATCGGCGAACTGGTGAACCTCGACGGACGCGAGCTGTTCGAGGGCTACTGGAACAACCCGGAGGCAGACGGCAAGCGACTGCGCGGGCGCGCGTACTGGAGCGGCGACCTCGCCTACCGCGACGAAGCCGGCTTCTTCTACTTTGCAGGGCGTGACAGCGAATGGCTGCGCGTCGATGGCGAGAACCTCGCCGCAATCCAGATCGAGCAGGTGCTGGCACGCCATCCGCTGGTCAGCGTCGCCGCCGTATACGGCGTCCCGGACCCACTGGTCGGCGATCGCGTGATGGCCACGCTGCAACTGCTGCCCGATGCCTGCTTCGATCCCGTCGAGTTCGAGCGCTTTCTCGAATCACAGACCGACTTCAGCAGCAAGTGGAAGCCCTCGTTCCTGCGCATTGCGCCGACGCTGCCGCTCACCGCGACCAACAAGGTGCTGAAGCGTGAACTCAGGCACGAAGCATGGGAGTGTGCCGACCCGGTGTGGTACTGCGCTGCACGCGCGCACGGCTATCGGCTCCTCGACGAACCGGCACGGGCAGCGCTTGCTCCGGTGCTGGCTGCGCGTGAACGCCCTGCACCGCATCGGAGCTGA